A stretch of Carya illinoinensis cultivar Pawnee chromosome 14, C.illinoinensisPawnee_v1, whole genome shotgun sequence DNA encodes these proteins:
- the LOC122293759 gene encoding uncharacterized protein LOC122293759: MWLALSPGRRIFASESCFDLEPVLWAYCALAAVVISALYPQKTTQFEARMKKIMQADEDVGKISMAVPLLVSDKVPDLGGSDAAGEDCSAAKRRKVSDDDENDSDDEAKRSKMVRYTSQDSGGGWPHNQQWRRKGTVRGRDCGQGSRTVESVVAAHSEKFEDDSEISKHNQEVQILAGKGEDAPIQNFDLNVVLDENGDSTTVAAGSGGSSAEPVPEMKHDEYLGWSLSDLEKMAIDPIQLANLSRRIDEDEEDYDEEG, encoded by the exons ATGTGGCTGGCGCTTTCCCCAGGTCGTCGCATATTTGCATCAGAGTCATGTTTTGATTTGGAACCTGTGTTATGGGCCTACTGTGCTTTGGCCGCGGTGGTCATATCTGCATTATACCCCCAAAAGACTACTCAGTTTGAA GCTCGTATGAAGAAGATTATGCAAGCTGATGAGGATGTTGGGAAGATTTCCATGGCTGTGCCTCTTCTAGTCTCTGA CAAGGTTCCTGATCTAGGTGGTTCTGATGCTGCTGGTGAAGATTGTTCTGCTGCCAAAAGAAG GAAAGttagtgatgatgatgaaaatGACAGTGATGATGAGGCCAAGAGAAGTAAGATGGTAAGATATACTTCACAAGACTCTG GAGGAGGCTGGCCACACAACCAGCAGTGGCGAAGAAAGGGCACGGTCAGAGGTAGAGATTGTGGGCAAGGTAGTCGAACAGTTGAGTCTGTGGTGGCCGCTCACTCTGAGAAGTTTGAAGATGATTCTGAAATTTCCAAGCACAATCAAGAGGTACAAATTCTAGCTGGTAAAGGTGAAGATGCaccaattcaaaattttgactTGAATGTGGTCTTGGATGAGAATGGGGACTCGACAACTGTAGCTGCTGGCTCTGGCGGTTCATCTGCTGAGCCTGTTCCAGAAATGAAACATGACGAATACCTTGGCTGGTCCTTATCTGACTTGGAAAAGATGGCCATTG